From Xyrauchen texanus isolate HMW12.3.18 chromosome 9, RBS_HiC_50CHRs, whole genome shotgun sequence, the proteins below share one genomic window:
- the LOC127648739 gene encoding plasminogen activator inhibitor 1 RNA-binding protein-like: MPGHLQEGFGCVVTNRFDQLLDDESDPFEILKAAENKKKDAAASGGSKTAAQAAKQPKKESQKDRKNTAQDKKEEVQAPVPMKKEGMRRVGRRPEQQGQVGSLHQGGQGEGRPAERRPERRPPRERRFDKPTDDKPEGGDFSADKLAGDKPSRGRGVGRGGRGGRGRGMGRGDGFDSRGKRDFDRHSGIDKSRQKGDEKRGGSGLHNWGNVKEETSELDQSAAPEPVPEGQENAPADSENKENEVEEVKEEGPKEMTLDEWKAMQDKERAKVEFNIRKPNEGNDGQWKKGYVLHKSKSEEVGTRQAGAVIEAGDIDPDSFHKAEEGTGDHHFRKPANDITSQLEINFGDLGRPGRGRGGSRGGRGGRGGGGGGGGGGGGGGSGGGGGGGSGGGGRPSRGGGRSEKGGGVSVPNVDDPEAFPALA; the protein is encoded by the exons ATGCCCGGGCATCTGCAAGAAGGCTTCGGCTGCGTCGTTACTAATCGGTTCGACCAGCTATTGGACGACGAGTCCGACCCGTTCGAGATATTAAAAGCGGCCGAGAACAAGAAGAAAGATGCGGCCGCGTCGGGCGGCTCGAAGACGGCTGCTCAAGCCGCCAAACAGCCGAAGAAAGAGTCGCAGAAAGACAGGAAAAATACAGCGCAGGACAAGAAAGAAGAAGTCCAGGCCCCTGTTCCTATGAAGAAAGAGG GGATGAGGAGGGTTGGACGGAGGCCGGAGCAGCAAGGTCAGGTTGGTTCTCTACACCAAGGAGGTCAAGGAGAGGGACGCCCTGCCGAAAGGAGGCCTGAGAGACGACCTCCTCGTGAGCGGCGCTTTGACAAACCAACTGATGACAAGCCAGAGGGAGGCGATTTCAGTGCGGACAA GCTGGCTGGAGACAAGCCATCTAGAGGGCGTGGTGTAGGCCGTGGTGGTAGAGGCGGACGTGGACGAGGCATGGGACGTGGAGATGGTTTTGATTCCCGGGGGAAACGTGACTTCGACAGACACAGCGGCATTGACAAATC TCGACAGAAAGGAGATGAGAAGCGAGGCGGCAGCGGCTTGCACAACTGGGGCAATGTGAAGGAAGAAACCAG TGAGCTTGATCAGTCAGCTGCACCTGAACCCGTTCCTGAAGGACAGGAGAACGCCCCTGCTGACTCCGAAAACAA GGAGAATGAAGTGGAGGAGGTGAAGGAGGAAGGCCCGAAGGAGATGACACTGGACGAGTGGAAGGCAATGCAGGACAAAGAACGCGCCAAAGTTGAATTCAACATCCGCAAGCCCAACGAGGGGAATGACGGTCAGTGGAAGAAGGGCTACGTACTGCACAAGTCAAAGAGCGAGGAAGTCGGCACG cGGCAGGCTGGAGCTGTGATTGAAGCTGGAGATATTGATCCTGACTCATTCCACAAG gctGAAGAAGGTACCGGAGATCACCACTTTCGTAAACCAGCCAATGACATCACCTCCCAGCTGGAGATTAACTTCGGAGACTTGGGTCGACCAGGACGTGGCCGCGGGGGCTCTCGTGGAGGCCGTGGGGgtcgtggtggtggtggtggtggcggcggcGGCGGTGGTGGTGGCGGCAGTGGTGGAGGCGGTGGTGGTGGCAGTGGTGGCGGTGGGCGGCCAAGTCGAGGTGGAGGCAGATCTGAGAAG